A single window of Candidatus Obscuribacterales bacterium DNA harbors:
- a CDS encoding LysM peptidoglycan-binding domain-containing protein, which produces MVSDKFRPTDVRQPEPPKAEQLEKGQDVLKAEKKELKFSSHTIKSGETLSEICQQYGIPLKALYAVNQHELDPKIMLKDGKIAYGAPTYHVGDKLNIPSNADVPNAVKYFDQWAKALVAKQRLEQPESPTAGKPPGAVAEKKVSKTQMMDEEHLAAKRAAMMVKIALETQHNKFQSQHEGQGPIDDAIDWFKRSTGLEHSSDRIEKEYEQERQMIKLLEKSATLPNLNQFENLYRQCTGKNFNPTDFSSKYKKPASLAFPNLADNYEESQEAGRRAARSTAALPPATLAFLLGGGVIGATGAGAAGGGLVDYANTGRWDKTASGVKDGAITGLGVGLAGSVGLVAHARTAAVVGGEGILAKTAVGVAAGSAGGATAGGVIEGGFATRDDIEKKGYVDVPHVASKTVHGAVIGLATGGLVGGVAPAISEGAAMLKSASSSTASDLAAADAATAGATAADSAVASRTTDAFNKTSQLPKETPTPPTDSTKLVPPAKDVAKTPAPTEVGDAPKVAPQQPTDASKGTTQQGDTSKGATQGQQELPKGAPQADTTKGQTNTATDTSGADKWNQGSTHDVPLSQKPDVSKYVQKLPKPTPEESWQLELDQIHKNPQAANVRPIEGLQGKWTGVQYETKIGGRKIADTFNPENGSRVHTEDYSDGLGTIREVKTTPAGGKEVSNKFRVRTDADGNEKMIPLTDKWEGHLNQLKRDREVTNLEEVPFSEPTNDWTKIRYEKNGRQIEEANRTSDGARYRKEEYIDHRGVPNREVSTTSADGQTITNKFTLDQNNHWKFISKTGTGKITEAASPEAPPGQKPDMKMQFAKEKLVSGQKWLDDRIKCLKSDPQITQVTNGETKQGWKSIWYSEKGGAQVLEEYNPISGSKHIVREYSAIDPKSNKPVRFQEETMDVPKDGITHWRKLKEYKKLSTGLEENDQPQFEWFTEETKRVTITPSGTKRTESFNPSKDHRPVVSEEPAGS; this is translated from the coding sequence ATGGTTTCTGATAAGTTTAGGCCGACTGATGTACGACAGCCGGAACCCCCAAAGGCTGAGCAACTAGAGAAGGGACAGGACGTCCTCAAAGCGGAAAAGAAAGAGCTAAAGTTCTCCTCGCACACTATCAAAAGCGGCGAGACTTTATCGGAAATATGCCAACAGTACGGTATTCCGCTGAAAGCTTTGTACGCCGTCAATCAGCACGAGCTGGATCCAAAAATCATGCTCAAGGACGGCAAAATTGCCTATGGCGCGCCGACCTACCACGTCGGAGACAAGCTGAATATTCCAAGCAATGCTGATGTACCAAATGCAGTCAAATACTTTGACCAATGGGCAAAAGCGCTAGTCGCCAAACAGAGATTGGAGCAACCAGAATCACCGACAGCCGGCAAACCACCCGGCGCCGTTGCCGAAAAGAAAGTGTCTAAGACCCAGATGATGGACGAAGAACATCTTGCCGCCAAGCGTGCTGCAATGATGGTCAAAATTGCTTTGGAAACACAGCACAATAAATTCCAATCCCAACACGAAGGACAGGGACCAATTGATGACGCAATAGATTGGTTTAAGCGGTCAACTGGTCTTGAACATAGTTCCGATCGCATCGAAAAGGAATATGAACAAGAAAGACAAATGATAAAGCTGTTGGAGAAGTCGGCTACTTTGCCTAACCTTAATCAGTTTGAAAATCTTTACCGCCAATGCACAGGCAAAAACTTCAACCCAACTGATTTTTCATCAAAGTATAAAAAGCCTGCATCTCTGGCATTTCCAAATCTGGCTGACAATTACGAAGAGTCGCAAGAGGCTGGTCGAAGAGCCGCTCGTTCCACGGCAGCTCTTCCTCCTGCTACTTTAGCCTTCTTATTGGGAGGAGGAGTAATCGGCGCAACAGGGGCCGGTGCAGCAGGTGGTGGATTAGTCGATTACGCCAATACCGGTCGCTGGGATAAAACCGCAAGTGGAGTTAAGGACGGTGCAATAACCGGACTTGGAGTTGGACTCGCTGGAAGTGTGGGGCTTGTAGCTCACGCACGTACAGCTGCTGTGGTAGGCGGTGAGGGCATTTTGGCAAAAACAGCTGTAGGCGTTGCCGCCGGCTCTGCCGGAGGGGCCACAGCTGGCGGGGTTATTGAAGGCGGTTTTGCAACGCGAGACGATATCGAGAAAAAAGGTTATGTGGATGTACCGCATGTTGCTTCAAAAACAGTCCATGGCGCAGTCATAGGATTAGCTACAGGCGGTCTAGTCGGCGGAGTTGCACCAGCAATTTCAGAAGGCGCAGCCATGCTCAAATCAGCTTCGTCATCAACTGCATCCGATTTAGCTGCAGCAGATGCGGCAACTGCAGGCGCAACAGCTGCCGATAGCGCCGTTGCTTCTCGAACCACCGACGCGTTTAATAAGACAAGCCAATTACCCAAAGAAACACCAACTCCACCGACGGACAGCACGAAGTTAGTCCCGCCGGCTAAAGACGTGGCTAAAACTCCAGCTCCAACCGAAGTCGGTGATGCACCAAAAGTTGCTCCGCAGCAACCAACTGATGCATCCAAGGGCACCACTCAACAAGGTGACACTTCAAAAGGCGCTACACAAGGACAACAGGAACTACCCAAAGGAGCGCCACAGGCAGACACAACAAAAGGTCAAACTAATACAGCGACGGATACAAGCGGTGCAGATAAATGGAATCAAGGATCAACACACGACGTGCCACTATCCCAAAAGCCTGACGTATCAAAATATGTTCAGAAGCTACCAAAGCCAACTCCTGAAGAGTCCTGGCAACTGGAATTGGATCAAATACATAAAAATCCCCAAGCCGCAAATGTAAGACCTATTGAAGGTCTGCAAGGCAAATGGACAGGCGTGCAATACGAGACCAAAATAGGCGGAAGAAAGATCGCCGATACTTTCAATCCTGAAAATGGGTCCCGAGTACACACCGAAGATTACAGCGACGGATTAGGAACGATCCGAGAAGTTAAAACAACTCCTGCAGGCGGCAAAGAAGTCTCCAATAAGTTTCGAGTACGTACAGATGCTGATGGAAACGAGAAAATGATACCTCTTACCGACAAATGGGAGGGGCATCTCAATCAACTAAAACGCGATAGAGAAGTAACAAATCTGGAAGAGGTTCCATTTAGTGAGCCAACCAATGACTGGACAAAAATCCGCTACGAGAAAAATGGTCGACAAATAGAAGAAGCCAATCGCACTTCAGATGGTGCTCGATACAGAAAAGAAGAATACATAGACCATCGCGGTGTGCCGAATAGAGAGGTGTCAACTACTAGCGCAGACGGACAAACTATTACAAACAAATTCACACTCGATCAAAACAACCATTGGAAGTTTATCTCGAAAACCGGCACCGGCAAAATCACCGAGGCAGCTTCACCGGAAGCACCGCCAGGGCAAAAGCCGGATATGAAAATGCAATTTGCAAAAGAAAAACTTGTCTCTGGGCAAAAATGGCTCGACGACAGAATTAAGTGCCTAAAATCAGACCCGCAGATAACTCAAGTAACCAATGGTGAGACTAAGCAGGGATGGAAATCAATTTGGTACAGTGAAAAAGGTGGGGCACAAGTACTGGAAGAATACAATCCAATAAGCGGCTCCAAGCATATAGTTCGTGAATACTCAGCAATTGATCCTAAATCGAATAAACCTGTTCGGTTCCAAGAAGAAACGATGGACGTGCCTAAGGACGGAATCACACACTGGCGAAAACTAAAAGAGTACAAAAAACTAAGTACCGGACTAGAGGAAAATGACCAACCGCAATTTGAATGGTTTACAGAAGAAACCAAGCGTGTAACCATTACCCCGTCCGGGACTAAGAGAACAGAGTCCTTCAATCCATCAAAAGATCACAGACCCGTGGTTTCAGAAGAACCAGCAGGAAGTTAG